A genomic window from Serratia liquefaciens includes:
- the asr gene encoding acid resistance repetitive basic protein Asr: MKKVLALIVAATMGLSSVAFAADTAAAPAAAAPAATTTTAAPAAAEKAPAKATHHKKAHHKATKKAPAQKAQAAKKHHKATKKAPAQKAQAAKKHQKVSKKAPVQKAQAAKTHHKVSKKAPAQKAQAAKKHHKKAPVQKAQAAKKHHKATKKAATPAA, from the coding sequence ATGAAAAAAGTATTAGCCCTGATCGTTGCTGCCACCATGGGTCTGTCTTCTGTTGCTTTCGCTGCTGATACTGCTGCAGCTCCGGCAGCGGCTGCTCCGGCTGCAACCACCACTACCGCTGCGCCAGCTGCTGCTGAGAAGGCTCCTGCTAAAGCCACTCATCATAAGAAAGCGCACCACAAAGCGACCAAGAAAGCTCCAGCTCAGAAAGCCCAGGCGGCTAAAAAGCACCACAAAGCCACCAAAAAAGCCCCAGCTCAAAAAGCTCAGGCCGCTAAAAAACACCAAAAAGTGAGCAAAAAAGCCCCAGTACAGAAAGCTCAGGCTGCTAAAACTCACCACAAAGTAAGCAAAAAAGCGCCAGCTCAAAAAGCCCAGGCTGCTAAAAAACACCACAAAAAAGCGCCAGTGCAGAAAGCTCAGGCCGCTAAAAAACACCACAAAGCCACCAAAAAAGCAGCAACGCCAGCCGCTTAA
- a CDS encoding DUF883 family protein, translating into MFKKSEKVERDIDQDVTLLADTLDEVLRASGDKTKEELKELHSKAKGVLRDARARFNGSNNLTQHARDAVEQADSYVRDKPWQGVGIGAAVGIVLGVLLARR; encoded by the coding sequence ATGTTTAAGAAATCAGAAAAAGTAGAACGCGACATTGATCAGGACGTCACTCTTTTGGCTGATACATTGGATGAGGTGCTACGTGCATCCGGTGACAAGACCAAAGAGGAACTGAAAGAGCTGCACAGTAAAGCCAAAGGCGTGTTACGTGACGCCCGTGCACGCTTCAATGGTTCTAACAATCTGACACAGCACGCCCGTGATGCCGTCGAACAAGCCGACAGCTACGTGCGCGACAAACCTTGGCAGGGCGTAGGGATCGGGGCCGCGGTTGGCATCGTCCTCGGCGTTCTGCTGGCCCGGCGTTAA
- a CDS encoding PLP-dependent aminotransferase family protein — MMRQFLSSLRLDTQLADPLYRQIYLRIKDAIAQGSLPAGSRLPSVRGLASDLGVARATVESAYGQLIAEGFLQSRGQAGTYVSPQLQNLPVRAALTTEALPAVAANPLHPSGATQPFQLGLPALDAFPRALWQRIVGRQLRTAPLAALAHPSTQGLPELRTAIVNYLQLSRGINCRPEQVFICAGYQALLDLVIGTLLKTGDEVWLEDPGYPVTLPLFRAAGMQPVAVPVDEQGMNIAVGVASALKARMAVLTPTHQSPLGVSLSLARRMALLEWAQQQGAWILEDDYDSEVRYHGRPLPPLKSLDRQGRVLYAGTFSKTLFPALRMAYLVVPLEQVDAFGRSSRLRGCGCPPLMQASVADFIHQGHFYRHLKRMRPLYRQRREWLAQALARQLAGYLTVSSQAGGIQLLARLTATGQDRHLAQEAWQRGLSIQALSDWHIASPAGDGLLMGFANFTQQSEAERAVARLAQLFEATN; from the coding sequence ATGATGCGTCAGTTTCTCTCCTCTTTGCGGCTGGATACTCAGCTCGCGGATCCTTTGTACCGGCAGATTTATCTGCGGATTAAAGACGCCATTGCACAAGGAAGCCTGCCGGCGGGCAGTCGGCTGCCTTCGGTGCGTGGGTTGGCTAGCGATCTGGGGGTGGCGCGGGCCACGGTGGAAAGCGCTTACGGCCAACTTATCGCCGAAGGTTTTCTGCAAAGCCGGGGACAGGCTGGCACTTACGTATCGCCGCAGCTGCAGAATCTGCCGGTACGCGCGGCATTGACGACGGAGGCGTTGCCGGCGGTGGCGGCCAACCCATTGCACCCGAGTGGGGCAACGCAGCCTTTTCAATTGGGGCTGCCGGCGCTGGATGCGTTCCCGCGTGCGCTATGGCAGCGGATTGTCGGTCGCCAATTGCGTACGGCTCCGCTGGCGGCGCTGGCCCACCCGTCAACCCAAGGGTTACCCGAACTGCGCACGGCGATCGTGAATTATTTGCAGCTTTCGCGTGGTATCAATTGTCGACCGGAACAAGTTTTTATTTGTGCCGGCTATCAGGCGTTGCTGGATTTGGTGATCGGTACTTTACTCAAGACCGGTGACGAGGTGTGGCTGGAAGACCCCGGCTACCCGGTGACCCTGCCGCTGTTTCGCGCCGCCGGCATGCAGCCGGTGGCCGTGCCGGTGGATGAACAGGGGATGAATATCGCCGTCGGTGTTGCCTCTGCGCTTAAGGCACGCATGGCGGTGCTGACGCCGACCCACCAGAGCCCTCTGGGCGTCTCGCTTAGCCTGGCGCGGCGCATGGCCTTGCTGGAGTGGGCTCAGCAGCAGGGGGCATGGATCCTTGAAGACGATTACGACAGCGAGGTTCGCTATCATGGCCGGCCGCTGCCGCCGTTGAAAAGCCTCGATCGTCAGGGACGAGTGCTGTATGCCGGGACTTTCAGTAAAACCTTGTTTCCGGCACTGCGTATGGCTTATTTGGTGGTGCCGCTTGAACAGGTGGACGCTTTTGGTCGCAGCAGCCGGTTACGCGGTTGCGGCTGCCCGCCGCTGATGCAAGCCAGCGTGGCGGACTTTATCCATCAGGGGCATTTCTATCGCCATCTTAAACGAATGCGACCTCTCTATCGCCAGCGCCGTGAATGGCTGGCGCAGGCGCTTGCACGACAGTTGGCAGGGTATTTGACGGTATCGTCGCAGGCTGGCGGCATCCAATTGCTGGCGCGGTTGACGGCTACAGGCCAGGATCGGCACCTGGCTCAAGAGGCCTGGCAACGCGGGTTGTCGATACAGGCACTTTCGGATTGGCACATAGCCAGCCCTGCGGGGGATGGGCTGTTGATGGGGTTTGCCAACTTTACCCAGCAGAGCGAGGCCGAGCGGGCAGTGGCCAGGTTAGCCCAGTTGTTCGAAGCCACAAATTAA